One genomic window of Pseudomonas sp. LFM046 includes the following:
- a CDS encoding ABC transporter ATP-binding protein translates to MSTPLLEFKDVDVFYGPIQALRKVSLHINEGETVSLIGANGAGKSTLLMSIFGQPRAANGAIVYRGTDITHKSAHYVASNGVAQSPEGRRVFPDMSVEENLLMGTIPIGMDHASEDMERMFDLFPRLKERRNQRAMTMSGGEQQMLAIARALMSRPKLLLLDEPSLGLAPIVVKQIFQTLRELAQTGMTIFLVEQNANHALRLSDRAYVMVTGEIRMSGSGEELLGNQDVRNAYLGGH, encoded by the coding sequence ATGAGCACACCCCTCCTGGAGTTCAAGGACGTCGACGTCTTCTACGGGCCCATCCAGGCCCTGAGGAAGGTCAGCCTGCACATCAACGAAGGTGAGACGGTCAGCCTGATCGGCGCCAACGGCGCGGGCAAGTCCACCCTGCTGATGTCCATCTTCGGCCAGCCCCGCGCAGCCAACGGAGCGATCGTCTATCGCGGCACCGACATCACCCACAAGTCGGCGCACTACGTGGCCTCCAACGGCGTCGCCCAGTCGCCCGAAGGCCGCCGCGTGTTCCCCGACATGAGCGTGGAAGAGAACCTGTTGATGGGCACCATCCCCATCGGCATGGACCACGCGAGTGAGGACATGGAGCGCATGTTCGACCTCTTCCCGCGCCTCAAGGAGCGGCGCAACCAGCGCGCGATGACCATGTCCGGCGGCGAGCAGCAGATGCTCGCCATCGCCCGCGCCCTGATGAGCCGCCCCAAGCTGCTGTTGCTGGATGAACCCTCGCTGGGCCTCGCGCCCATCGTGGTCAAGCAGATCTTCCAGACCCTGCGGGAACTGGCCCAGACCGGCATGACCATCTTCCTCGTGGAGCAGAACGCCAACCATGCGCTGCGCCTCTCCGACCGCGCCTACGTGATGGTCACCGGCGAAATCCGCATGAGCGGCTCCGGCGAGGAACTGCTGGGCAACCAGGACGTCCGCAACGCCTACCTCGGCGGGCACTGA